From one Lysinibacillus sp. G4S2 genomic stretch:
- the trpB gene encoding tryptophan synthase subunit beta, with product MANSIANSVPTKEGRYGKFGGQFVPETLMTALLELETAYDEAMNDQTFTDELAYYLQQYVGRETPLYYAENLTKALDGAKIYLKREDLNHTGAHKINNAIGQALLAKRMGKKKIVAETGAGQHGVATATACALLNLECVVFMGAEDIERQQLNVFRMELLGTKVESVETGSKTLKDAVNAALRYWVTNVEDTHYILGSALGPHPFPKIVRDFQRIIGVETREQILQKEGRLPDAIVACIGGGSNAIGIFHPFVDDETVALYGVEAAGSGIETGKHAAAIAGGQLGVLHGAYMYLLQDENGFVQEAHSISAGLDYPGKGPEHCYLHDIGRAKFDSITDSEALEGLQLLSRTEGILPALESSHAIAYTAKIAKTMSTDDIIVVCLSGRGDKDVHTVRKALGGDL from the coding sequence ATGGCGAATTCAATTGCAAATAGTGTACCCACAAAGGAAGGGCGTTACGGGAAATTTGGTGGACAATTTGTTCCGGAAACATTAATGACGGCTTTGTTGGAATTAGAGACGGCTTATGATGAGGCGATGAATGATCAAACATTTACGGATGAGCTTGCCTATTATTTACAACAATATGTTGGTCGTGAGACGCCTTTGTACTACGCGGAAAATTTAACAAAAGCACTAGATGGAGCGAAGATTTATTTAAAGCGTGAAGATTTAAATCACACTGGAGCCCATAAGATAAATAATGCGATTGGCCAAGCGCTTCTTGCAAAACGAATGGGTAAAAAGAAAATTGTAGCTGAAACAGGTGCAGGGCAGCACGGGGTAGCAACTGCAACTGCATGCGCTTTATTGAATCTTGAATGTGTTGTATTTATGGGCGCAGAGGATATAGAACGCCAACAGTTGAATGTGTTTCGCATGGAGTTACTCGGTACAAAAGTAGAGTCTGTAGAAACAGGTTCAAAAACATTGAAGGATGCTGTCAATGCAGCACTACGCTACTGGGTGACAAATGTTGAGGATACTCATTATATTTTGGGCTCAGCTTTAGGACCACATCCATTTCCGAAAATCGTAAGGGATTTCCAGCGTATAATTGGTGTAGAAACTAGAGAGCAAATCTTACAAAAGGAAGGACGTTTACCAGATGCAATCGTTGCTTGCATAGGCGGTGGTAGTAATGCAATCGGTATTTTTCATCCTTTTGTTGATGATGAAACTGTGGCGCTATACGGAGTAGAGGCTGCGGGAAGTGGTATTGAGACAGGGAAGCATGCAGCAGCAATTGCAGGTGGTCAGTTAGGCGTGTTACATGGTGCATACATGTATTTATTACAAGATGAAAATGGCTTTGTGCAGGAGGCACATTCTATATCAGCTGGTCTAGATTATCCTGGGAAAGGTCCAGAGCATTGTTATTTACATGATATTGGGCGTGCTAAATTTGATTCTATTACAGATAGTGAAGCACTTGAAGGCTTGCAGCTACTAAGTAGAACAGAAGGTATACTACCTGCGCTAGAAAGTTCGCATGCCATTGCCTATACGGCAAAAATTGCGAAGACAATGTCTACTGATGACATCATTGTTGTGTGTTTATCTGGCCGAGGAGATAAGGATGTTCATACTGTCCGTAAAGCGTTAGGAGGAGATCTATAA
- a CDS encoding phosphoribosylanthranilate isomerase, translating to MTKVKICGLKEQQHVQTAVEAGADAIGFVFAPSKRQVTVEQAQQLAKHVPEGILKIGVFVNPSAEELRTAVENVPLDYVQYHGEETPDFIREQGYPAIKALSVRGAKDVQAAVNYDVDYYLFDAPGTDFKGGSGHTFDWTLLEMVGIPREKLILAGGLQAKNIEEAVSLVSPFMVDVSSGVETEGIKDIAKINAFIQSVKKGRA from the coding sequence ATGACAAAGGTAAAGATTTGTGGACTGAAGGAACAACAGCATGTGCAGACAGCAGTAGAGGCAGGAGCGGATGCAATTGGTTTTGTCTTTGCACCAAGTAAACGCCAGGTGACGGTTGAACAGGCACAGCAATTAGCAAAACATGTGCCAGAAGGGATATTAAAAATCGGTGTTTTTGTTAATCCAAGCGCAGAGGAATTACGAACTGCAGTGGAAAACGTACCTTTAGATTATGTGCAGTATCACGGGGAGGAAACACCAGATTTTATTCGTGAGCAAGGCTATCCAGCTATTAAAGCATTATCCGTACGGGGGGCTAAAGATGTTCAGGCGGCTGTTAACTATGATGTAGATTATTACTTATTTGATGCACCAGGAACAGATTTTAAAGGAGGAAGTGGTCACACGTTCGATTGGACTCTTCTTGAAATGGTAGGGATTCCGCGAGAAAAGTTAATTTTAGCGGGTGGTTTGCAAGCTAAAAATATTGAAGAAGCCGTGTCACTTGTGTCGCCATTTATGGTAGATGTTTCGAGTGGTGTGGAGACAGAAGGTATAAAAGACATAGCAAAAATAAACGCATTTATACAGTCAGTAAAGAAGGGGAGAGCATAA
- the trpC gene encoding indole-3-glycerol phosphate synthase TrpC: protein MNILNKILEQKKIEVSALLEQPDPLANFTEKTRPSLFETLRQAEILQVISEMKRASPSKGLIAEGADPVAQAKIYAEAGAAAISVLTDKKFFQGSFDDLAAVANAVQTPLLCKDFMIDRVQIRFAKASGASIILLIVAALTDEALRDLYSYATGLNLEVLVEVHDLVELERALAVGAKLIGVNNRDLRTFEVSLERTREIAEAFPFDKEKVLISESGIWTQKDAKTVAAMGASGVLVGESLMRSGDAGTALKTLQVNKLEASV, encoded by the coding sequence ATGAATATTTTAAATAAAATTCTCGAACAAAAAAAGATAGAAGTTAGTGCTTTACTTGAACAGCCTGACCCATTAGCGAACTTTACAGAAAAAACGCGTCCATCATTATTTGAGACCTTGCGACAAGCTGAAATATTACAGGTCATTTCTGAAATGAAGCGTGCTTCCCCTTCGAAGGGTCTAATCGCAGAAGGTGCAGATCCAGTGGCACAAGCAAAAATTTATGCCGAAGCAGGGGCAGCGGCTATTTCTGTTTTAACAGATAAAAAGTTTTTTCAAGGTTCCTTTGATGATTTAGCCGCAGTTGCAAATGCTGTACAAACGCCACTTCTTTGTAAGGATTTTATGATCGATCGTGTGCAAATTCGATTTGCAAAGGCATCGGGTGCATCTATCATTTTGCTAATAGTAGCCGCGTTAACAGATGAGGCATTACGTGACCTGTATAGCTATGCAACAGGCTTAAATCTAGAGGTGTTAGTTGAGGTGCATGATCTTGTGGAGCTTGAACGTGCTCTTGCAGTAGGTGCCAAACTGATTGGCGTCAATAACCGCGACTTACGTACGTTTGAGGTGAGCTTAGAACGTACACGTGAAATTGCTGAAGCTTTTCCGTTCGATAAAGAGAAAGTATTAATAAGTGAAAGCGGTATTTGGACACAGAAAGATGCAAAAACGGTGGCAGCCATGGGAGCTAGTGGCGTTCTTGTAGGTGAATCATTAATGCGCAGTGGAGATGCAGGTACTGCTCTAAAAACTTTACAAGTCAATAAGTTGGAGGCATCTGTATGA
- the trpD gene encoding anthranilate phosphoribosyltransferase has translation MEDIRQKVQQREHLMYEEMLQAAKWMFQDDTPKEDIASFLQVLSVKGETAHEVAALATIMRSFALDVPAKKGIYMDNCGTGGDGLNTFNISTACAFVLAGAGVKMAKHGNRKISSASGSSDVLEALGIHTNISIEQTVDLLEKEGIAFLYAPNVHPKLKRIGEVRRALGKPTIFNLVGPLTNPVPLSTQFTGINRPNFVMEYASVLQMLGRERAMVVSGPLGLDEASLAGQNTFVLVDKGDLIPFSLTAEEAGLSYAPIEAIRGGNADENAAIMRKLLAGEQSAYFDTVLLNVGIGLFSYGIAETVKEGVEMAKDSIFSGRARQKLEAVVAYSENIKEVEVRQ, from the coding sequence ATGGAGGATATTCGTCAAAAAGTACAGCAGCGAGAGCATTTAATGTATGAGGAAATGCTACAAGCAGCAAAATGGATGTTTCAAGATGACACACCGAAAGAAGATATCGCAAGTTTTTTACAAGTATTATCAGTGAAAGGTGAAACTGCACATGAAGTAGCGGCATTAGCAACAATTATGCGTTCGTTTGCACTAGATGTACCAGCAAAAAAAGGGATCTATATGGATAATTGCGGTACTGGTGGCGATGGTCTTAATACATTTAATATAAGTACAGCTTGCGCCTTTGTATTAGCGGGGGCAGGTGTCAAAATGGCGAAGCACGGCAATCGTAAAATTTCTTCGGCATCTGGAAGCTCTGATGTTTTGGAAGCGCTCGGGATTCATACGAATATTTCCATTGAACAAACTGTTGATCTGTTAGAGAAAGAAGGAATTGCTTTTTTATATGCTCCAAATGTGCATCCGAAATTAAAGCGAATTGGAGAGGTTCGTCGAGCACTGGGTAAGCCAACTATTTTTAATCTCGTCGGTCCACTTACGAATCCAGTGCCCTTATCAACGCAATTTACAGGCATTAATCGTCCTAATTTTGTCATGGAGTATGCTTCCGTCTTACAAATGCTCGGGCGTGAACGTGCAATGGTCGTTTCTGGTCCACTAGGTTTAGATGAAGCGTCATTAGCTGGTCAAAATACTTTTGTCTTAGTAGATAAGGGAGACTTAATTCCATTTTCTCTAACTGCAGAGGAAGCGGGTCTCAGCTATGCACCAATAGAGGCTATTCGTGGAGGCAATGCAGATGAAAATGCTGCTATTATGCGTAAATTATTAGCTGGCGAACAAAGTGCTTATTTTGACACAGTTCTATTGAATGTTGGTATTGGATTGTTCAGCTATGGAATTGCTGAAACCGTTAAAGAAGGTGTAGAAATGGCGAAGGATAGTATTTTTAGTGGTCGTGCACGTCAAAAATTAGAGGCAGTCGTTGCTTATAGTGAGAACATTAAAGAAGTGGAGGTCCGACAATGA
- a CDS encoding chorismate-binding protein produces the protein MLSTSSRTTMKTINADSLTPILIFRRLQGNCKFLLESSAQHEGAGRFSFIGANPRKTYKGFGDEIQEYSYKTGKTYTHKGDLFVLLKRLMPRISNTTQFPFSGGAVGYVGHGITSVITTAQDKVQLPDVHFHVYETVIVFDHITDEVTLIHTNIDAEKKEPNLEELAEQLLKGREGEDTTCSYQPLETTTNEQFATALTSIKANLDEDITRVMLSKRFLANLQGDAFALYRQLRKKHAAPYMYYVEFEDHIVLGTSPESLIRVKGERVIATPTEGTFPRGSTKGEDLELERKLYDNTDIRKSHAVLVSAVQQELQSVCFRDSIQIIEAMRIERSKHALHMTTRVEGRLLPMLHALDVLAATLPPFISTEIPKKSSQTVERLRGALGFIGFNGHLDFALPGKSIVIEDETMHMQSTVTVTKYTNVKEVLKQVAKDEQGFLQLLEKEGGSH, from the coding sequence ATGCTATCGACGAGTTCAAGAACAACAATGAAAACCATTAATGCTGATTCTTTAACGCCGATTTTAATTTTTAGACGCTTACAAGGCAATTGCAAATTTTTGTTAGAGAGTTCAGCACAGCATGAGGGAGCAGGACGCTTTTCTTTTATCGGTGCTAATCCAAGAAAAACATATAAAGGCTTTGGAGATGAGATTCAGGAATATTCATACAAGACTGGAAAAACGTATACGCATAAAGGCGACCTATTCGTTTTGCTGAAGAGACTAATGCCTCGTATCTCCAATACAACACAATTCCCGTTTTCCGGCGGAGCTGTTGGCTATGTTGGTCATGGTATAACGTCGGTAATAACTACAGCCCAGGATAAAGTGCAACTACCAGATGTGCATTTTCATGTGTATGAGACAGTCATTGTGTTTGATCACATAACAGACGAGGTTACGTTAATTCATACGAATATTGATGCAGAAAAGAAAGAGCCAAATTTAGAGGAGTTGGCAGAACAACTGTTAAAGGGCAGAGAGGGCGAGGATACAACGTGTAGCTATCAACCGCTCGAAACGACCACGAATGAACAATTTGCAACAGCCCTTACCTCTATCAAAGCTAACTTGGATGAAGATATTACAAGGGTTATGCTGTCAAAGCGTTTTTTAGCAAATTTACAAGGGGATGCTTTCGCGCTATACCGTCAATTGCGTAAAAAACATGCTGCTCCTTATATGTATTATGTAGAGTTTGAGGATCATATTGTCTTGGGAACATCTCCTGAAAGCCTTATTCGAGTAAAAGGTGAGCGTGTGATTGCGACACCAACAGAAGGGACATTTCCTAGAGGTTCAACAAAAGGTGAAGATCTAGAACTTGAACGAAAGCTATATGACAATACAGATATTAGAAAGTCGCATGCTGTACTCGTTTCTGCTGTTCAACAAGAGCTACAGTCTGTGTGCTTCCGAGATTCGATTCAAATCATTGAGGCGATGAGAATTGAGCGTTCAAAGCATGCATTACACATGACAACGAGAGTCGAGGGTCGATTGTTACCGATGCTTCATGCACTGGATGTATTAGCTGCGACGTTACCACCCTTTATATCTACTGAAATTCCAAAGAAATCTAGTCAAACTGTTGAGAGATTAAGGGGAGCTCTAGGATTTATTGGTTTTAACGGTCATCTTGATTTTGCTTTACCAGGGAAATCCATTGTCATTGAGGATGAAACGATGCATATGCAATCAACCGTAACGGTAACCAAATACACAAATGTCAAAGAAGTTTTAAAACAAGTAGCAAAGGACGAACAGGGATTTTTACAGTTACTTGAAAAAGAAGGAGGTTCACATTAA
- a CDS encoding methyl-accepting chemotaxis protein, producing MSVRKKLNIGFISLTCLLLVSSIISLIQFKSVEGDIIEVLDHRIVQIRLTEKIQQELASQGLFLNAYILSNKDEETKETLDHYNKVLPETIKELSGIVRSDYTKNIMQQVTELQKDLLTSSDKAVQAFNNGNTDLALSYINKEVSKSSDEIYFLTSDLLDYHDKQIAKVKTSVVKTVTRAIIISIVILILSAIVGLYFMYFVKSYITQPLLKVIDAADTLAKGDLTIAQLEHNSKDEIGTLAVAVNKLKQNLSVLIKNVQDNATHLSAASEELSASTEEVTATSNDIAHRVQDTTNHLSSAASVSQQSAIAMDETATGVQRIAEATQTLHHSAMNMTQLAHTGGKTITTAKEQMDTISETTTQIADLTQKLSKQSEEIGQITKVITTITEQTNLLALNAAIEAARAGEHGKGFAVVADEVRKLAEESHQSAGQIVALTNEIQTDTRNVAAAVDAGLASVQDGVAKIHEAGDAFYSITESVQTFTDQIEDISATSEQISASAEEVAASVTEIANGANVSAGNAKIIAEAVDEQAATMQQVNEVAEELSNNAQQLQSLLQQFKL from the coding sequence ATGTCCGTTCGTAAAAAACTAAATATCGGCTTTATCTCACTCACTTGTTTACTTTTAGTATCAAGTATTATTTCATTAATACAATTCAAGTCGGTTGAGGGAGATATAATAGAGGTACTTGATCACAGAATCGTGCAAATCCGATTAACAGAGAAAATACAACAGGAGCTTGCCTCACAAGGGCTATTTTTAAACGCTTATATTCTAAGTAATAAGGATGAAGAGACAAAAGAAACTTTAGATCATTATAATAAAGTATTGCCCGAAACGATTAAGGAACTTTCAGGCATTGTTCGTTCCGATTACACAAAAAATATTATGCAGCAAGTAACTGAATTACAGAAAGATTTACTTACAAGCTCTGATAAAGCTGTACAAGCATTCAATAATGGAAATACAGACTTAGCATTGTCATACATAAATAAAGAAGTTTCAAAAAGCAGTGACGAAATTTACTTTCTAACTAGTGATTTATTAGATTATCATGATAAACAGATTGCAAAAGTTAAAACAAGTGTTGTCAAAACAGTTACACGAGCTATTATTATTTCTATTGTCATACTTATTTTAAGTGCGATTGTTGGTTTATATTTTATGTATTTTGTAAAAAGCTACATCACACAACCGCTTCTTAAAGTGATTGACGCAGCCGATACATTAGCAAAAGGCGATTTAACGATTGCTCAACTTGAACATAACTCTAAAGATGAAATTGGTACACTTGCAGTAGCAGTTAATAAATTAAAACAAAACTTATCTGTATTAATAAAAAATGTTCAGGACAACGCTACACATTTATCTGCTGCGTCTGAAGAACTTTCCGCAAGCACAGAAGAAGTGACAGCAACTTCAAATGACATTGCTCATCGTGTACAAGATACGACAAATCATTTATCTTCGGCTGCTAGTGTCTCTCAGCAAAGTGCGATAGCTATGGATGAAACAGCTACTGGTGTACAACGAATTGCTGAAGCTACACAAACTTTGCATCACAGTGCCATGAATATGACACAACTTGCCCATACAGGAGGCAAAACGATTACAACGGCTAAAGAACAGATGGATACCATTTCTGAGACTACTACTCAAATTGCCGATTTAACGCAGAAGCTAAGTAAGCAATCTGAAGAAATTGGACAAATTACAAAAGTGATTACTACGATTACTGAACAAACAAATTTACTAGCACTGAATGCTGCCATCGAAGCAGCACGAGCTGGTGAGCACGGGAAAGGCTTCGCGGTAGTAGCAGATGAGGTACGAAAGCTTGCAGAGGAATCACATCAATCTGCCGGTCAAATTGTCGCCCTCACAAATGAAATTCAAACGGATACACGCAATGTAGCAGCTGCTGTTGACGCAGGATTAGCATCTGTACAGGATGGCGTAGCGAAAATTCACGAAGCAGGGGATGCATTCTATTCCATTACAGAATCTGTTCAAACATTTACCGATCAAATTGAAGATATTTCAGCCACTTCAGAACAGATTTCAGCAAGTGCTGAAGAAGTAGCTGCCTCTGTAACAGAAATTGCAAATGGCGCGAACGTTTCAGCGGGAAATGCAAAAATCATCGCTGAAGCAGTAGATGAGCAAGCAGCAACCATGCAGCAAGTTAATGAAGTAGCAGAAGAATTAAGCAACAACGCCCAGCAACTGCAGTCTTTACTACAACAATTTAAACTTTAA
- the secDF gene encoding protein translocase subunit SecDF, producing the protein MKLKSRIVAFVLLLVIFTATIGTTVGGVLKDIKLGLDLQGGFEVLYEVTELKEGQKITQDVMAATATALGERVNAIGVSEPSIVVEDNNRIRVQLAGVEDQESARKLLSTSANLTIRDVNDNVLLDGNDLKPGGAKDSFDQQNRPIVSLTLKDAKKFADVTSEIAAKPPGENLLVIWLDFEEGVDSYKAESQKAKPRYASAAQVTQTLNTTDVMISGNFSVEETKNLSGILNAGALPVKLTEIYSTSVGAQFGDEALKSTVFAGIVGVIIIFFFMLFYYRLPGFISIITLTIFTFLVLVVFGWINAVLTLPGIAAIVLGIGMAVDANILAAERIREELRVGYSVKQAFQIGSKQSLSAIIDAQLTTLLAAAVLFQFGTSSVKGFATTLIISILLSFLTAVWGSRVLLGLLVNSGYFNNPAWFGIAKSKQHSLDENIGTLDLSTKFDRFDFVHNRKKFYTFSLAILVAGLVVIGIFRLNLGIDFSSGTRVQIEADHTLTKEEVSKYINSIGFPSEDIVLTGEKSNAAVIRYKDDLSQAEILKYKKEAGEKFGTEPGVSTVSPTVGKELVKNAIKGLSIAAIGIIIYVAVRFEWRMGVGAIASLVHDVFLIVAVFSFMRLEVDITFIAAVLTIVGYSINDTIVTFDRMRENLNRYDTIKDREVLADIVNKSLRQTMGRSVNTVLTVIIVTVALLILGAPSIQNFSIALLIGLITGMYSSICIAAQIWYSLKVREMKKSDGQIHKKEKKQWGTDEPTV; encoded by the coding sequence ATGAAACTAAAAAGTCGTATAGTGGCATTCGTACTGCTTTTGGTGATCTTTACAGCAACCATTGGTACGACTGTAGGCGGCGTCTTAAAGGACATTAAGCTTGGTCTTGACTTACAGGGCGGGTTTGAGGTTCTTTATGAGGTTACAGAATTAAAAGAAGGACAAAAAATTACACAGGATGTTATGGCAGCAACTGCAACTGCACTCGGTGAACGTGTAAATGCGATCGGGGTAAGTGAACCGAGCATTGTGGTTGAAGACAACAACCGTATTCGTGTGCAATTAGCTGGTGTTGAAGATCAAGAATCCGCACGTAAACTATTGTCTACTTCTGCGAATTTAACAATTCGTGATGTCAATGACAATGTATTGCTAGATGGTAATGACTTAAAGCCAGGTGGCGCCAAGGATTCCTTTGATCAGCAAAATCGTCCAATTGTATCGCTAACGTTAAAGGATGCGAAAAAATTTGCCGATGTTACAAGTGAAATTGCGGCGAAACCACCAGGTGAAAACTTACTCGTTATATGGTTAGACTTTGAAGAGGGTGTTGATTCATATAAAGCCGAATCACAAAAAGCGAAGCCTCGTTATGCATCTGCTGCACAAGTTACCCAAACATTAAATACAACAGATGTCATGATTAGCGGTAACTTCTCAGTTGAAGAAACAAAAAATTTATCAGGAATTTTAAATGCTGGAGCACTTCCTGTAAAGCTTACAGAAATTTATTCTACTTCAGTTGGTGCACAATTCGGTGATGAAGCATTGAAGAGTACAGTCTTCGCAGGTATTGTTGGCGTAATAATTATCTTCTTCTTTATGCTATTCTATTACCGTTTACCTGGCTTTATTTCCATCATTACACTTACTATTTTCACTTTCCTAGTATTAGTTGTGTTCGGCTGGATTAATGCAGTGTTAACACTTCCAGGGATTGCAGCTATCGTGCTTGGTATAGGGATGGCGGTAGATGCGAATATTCTAGCCGCAGAACGTATTCGTGAAGAACTACGTGTCGGTTATTCGGTTAAACAAGCATTCCAGATTGGTTCAAAGCAGTCTCTATCAGCGATTATCGATGCACAGCTAACTACATTATTAGCAGCGGCTGTACTATTCCAATTCGGGACAAGTTCAGTTAAAGGGTTTGCAACAACTTTAATTATCAGTATTTTACTAAGCTTCCTAACAGCTGTTTGGGGTTCTCGTGTACTATTAGGTTTACTTGTCAACAGCGGATATTTCAACAATCCAGCATGGTTTGGTATTGCAAAATCTAAACAGCATAGCTTAGATGAAAATATCGGTACATTAGATTTATCAACGAAATTCGATCGTTTTGATTTTGTGCACAACCGTAAGAAATTCTATACATTCTCATTAGCTATTTTAGTGGCTGGTTTAGTGGTCATTGGTATTTTCCGCTTAAACCTTGGTATTGATTTCTCAAGTGGTACTCGTGTTCAAATTGAAGCAGACCATACGTTGACTAAAGAAGAAGTATCTAAATATATAAATAGTATTGGCTTCCCATCTGAAGATATCGTTCTTACAGGTGAGAAGAGTAACGCTGCGGTTATCCGTTATAAAGATGACCTATCACAAGCTGAAATTTTAAAATACAAAAAAGAAGCAGGCGAGAAATTTGGTACTGAACCCGGGGTAAGTACTGTATCACCAACTGTCGGTAAAGAGCTTGTGAAAAATGCGATAAAAGGATTATCTATTGCGGCTATCGGTATCATTATTTACGTAGCGGTTCGTTTCGAGTGGCGCATGGGTGTTGGGGCAATTGCCTCGTTAGTTCATGACGTATTCTTGATTGTTGCTGTATTTAGTTTTATGCGCTTAGAAGTCGATATTACGTTCATTGCTGCTGTACTGACGATTGTCGGTTACTCTATTAATGATACGATTGTTACATTTGACCGAATGCGTGAGAACTTAAATCGATATGATACAATTAAGGACCGCGAAGTATTGGCAGATATTGTTAACAAATCACTTCGTCAAACGATGGGTCGATCTGTTAACACAGTGTTAACGGTTATTATCGTTACAGTGGCACTTCTTATTTTAGGTGCACCATCGATTCAAAACTTCTCAATTGCTTTATTAATCGGTTTAATAACAGGTATGTATTCATCAATCTGTATTGCTGCACAAATCTGGTATTCATTAAAAGTTCGTGAAATGAAAAAATCAGATGGTCAGATTCACAAAAAAGAGAAAAAACAATGGGGAACTGATGAGCCTACTGTTTAA
- a CDS encoding post-transcriptional regulator encodes MSIQHEQLFEKIRPAIDSKIEECKHYQYDAITAEELWRYCVEKKWRKKNIEQLRLHEIIATIFAISPSDIVSFNQVEFLQSNDWFTDLNTEELKMLLGPVKI; translated from the coding sequence ATGAGTATCCAACATGAGCAACTATTTGAAAAAATTCGTCCTGCAATTGATAGTAAGATAGAAGAGTGTAAACATTATCAATACGATGCGATTACAGCAGAAGAACTATGGCGCTATTGTGTGGAGAAAAAATGGCGCAAAAAAAATATTGAACAATTACGTTTACATGAAATTATCGCCACTATTTTTGCGATATCACCGTCCGATATCGTATCATTTAATCAAGTAGAATTTTTACAAAGCAATGATTGGTTTACAGACTTGAATACAGAAGAGTTAAAAATGCTACTTGGTCCGGTAAAAATTTAA
- a CDS encoding oligosaccharide flippase family protein, with amino-acid sequence MSSFVRGTLFLMFVIFLSKLFGFFYRMQFMRIAGEEAVGIYMTVYPAFIFFISLIQLGLPIAVAKIVAELLAKNKRESIFGVMRTAIFWSFIGMIIFMPIVALTIPYISSTLLHNEQTTFTLWIALFAVPVSVGSGLLRAYLQGITKITPTAWAQMIEQIIRISFITFTLPLVAGYNNAAVTAAFAMGITLLAEVVAFLYLWMHYIVSKKKLLTRKNKIEAYPSSPMLRIALPSAGSKLFGSFTWFLEPIIFLKALTMAGLTASAATILYGIISGVLVPLLLFPAFVSAALSIVLIPAVSDAVARQHIPLLQERISVSLRLSSLVGCVAATYFFVHGDELAVKLFHLQENRGYVKILAPIFYFYYIQSPLHSILQAIGEARAAMMNSIYGGLGKLFVMFVLASQPGIQEKGAVVAIGFGVLLTSFLHIATVRQRKNLRAGFRMFVVPYSCFIAVCVTQYFLMQIMPLPFILSSCVTLFLLFTFLLLSNQLRITDLRYLRKLAKKV; translated from the coding sequence ATGAGTTCTTTTGTACGAGGTACACTATTTTTAATGTTCGTGATTTTTTTATCGAAACTCTTTGGCTTCTTTTATAGAATGCAATTTATGCGTATCGCTGGTGAAGAGGCAGTCGGCATTTATATGACCGTCTATCCAGCGTTCATTTTCTTCATCTCACTCATTCAACTTGGACTACCTATCGCCGTGGCAAAAATTGTAGCAGAATTACTAGCAAAAAACAAACGTGAAAGCATCTTTGGTGTTATGCGTACGGCTATTTTTTGGTCATTTATTGGAATGATCATCTTTATGCCGATTGTTGCACTTACAATACCATATATCTCGTCAACGCTTTTACATAATGAACAAACAACATTCACGCTATGGATTGCACTTTTTGCTGTGCCAGTGTCAGTCGGCTCTGGGTTATTACGTGCTTATTTACAGGGCATTACGAAGATTACACCAACGGCTTGGGCTCAAATGATTGAACAAATTATCCGCATTAGCTTCATCACATTTACGCTTCCACTTGTGGCTGGCTATAATAATGCTGCCGTTACAGCAGCCTTTGCCATGGGCATTACACTTCTTGCTGAAGTTGTTGCTTTCTTGTATTTGTGGATGCATTATATTGTCTCAAAGAAAAAGTTATTGACACGAAAAAACAAAATCGAGGCTTATCCTTCCTCGCCGATGTTACGCATTGCCCTTCCTTCTGCAGGAAGTAAACTGTTCGGATCCTTTACATGGTTTTTAGAGCCAATCATTTTTCTAAAGGCTTTAACTATGGCTGGATTGACAGCTTCAGCAGCAACAATTTTATATGGGATTATTTCGGGTGTATTAGTCCCTCTATTATTATTCCCGGCTTTTGTGTCTGCGGCGCTTTCGATTGTCCTTATACCGGCTGTTAGCGACGCTGTAGCACGTCAGCATATACCACTCCTACAGGAACGTATTTCTGTATCATTGCGACTATCTTCCTTGGTGGGCTGTGTTGCCGCTACGTACTTTTTCGTTCATGGTGACGAATTAGCAGTGAAACTCTTTCACTTACAAGAAAATCGTGGTTATGTGAAAATATTAGCCCCTATTTTTTATTTTTATTATATTCAAAGTCCATTGCATTCGATATTACAAGCAATTGGTGAAGCCCGTGCTGCAATGATGAATTCGATTTACGGTGGACTTGGTAAACTATTTGTCATGTTCGTGCTTGCTTCTCAGCCTGGTATACAGGAAAAAGGTGCTGTTGTAGCAATTGGCTTTGGCGTTTTACTAACTTCGTTTCTGCATATCGCAACAGTAAGACAGCGTAAAAATTTACGTGCCGGCTTTAGAATGTTTGTTGTCCCGTATAGCTGCTTTATTGCTGTTTGTGTTACTCAGTATTTCCTGATGCAAATAATGCCACTGCCATTCATTTTAAGCAGCTGTGTAACCTTGTTTTTACTATTTACTTTCTTACTACTTTCCAATCAGTTACGCATAACAGATTTGCGCTACCTTCGTAAGTTAGCAAAAAAAGTTTAA